A DNA window from Synchiropus splendidus isolate RoL2022-P1 chromosome 2, RoL_Sspl_1.0, whole genome shotgun sequence contains the following coding sequences:
- the LOC128754564 gene encoding choline transporter-like protein 2 isoform X3, translating into MELEEKNPDPKYGESRKYDPNFKGPIHNRGCTDILCCILFILAVLGYFAVGIIAWSQGDPRKVIYPTDSRGQFCGQAGTPLEKKPLLFYFNIVRCASPLVLLELQCPTTQLCVETCPDRHLTLVKAKLGTKEDREYYQQYCKAGVDFAKLSPPELLRDGLCPAMLMPSKAFTRRCLPALGTLKGGVVVVGNETSFEDGQGVTVNATELLDASKKSNVVVEARQVAMRIFEDYTQSWHWILLGLVIAMVVSLIFIVLLRFLAGVMVWVMIVLVILVVGYGIFHCYMEFASLKGEPGADVTIRDLGLQTDFSIYLQIRQTWLAFMIILAIVEVIIILLLIFLRKRIMIAIALIKESSRAVGHVMSSLFYPLLTFALLSLVIAYWAVTAVFLSTSNEQVYKVFNNSDCEYARETCDPKTFNTSNISAQCPDADCLFAFYGGETLYHKYLILFQFYNLFLFFWCANFVTALGQVTLAGAFASYYWAFKKPDDIPAYPIFSSLGRALRYHTGSLAFGSLILSIVQVIRVILEYLDQKLKGAQNKFAKFLLSCMKCCFWCLEKCIKFLNRNAYIMIAIYGKSFCTSARDAFFLLMRNIIRVTVLDKVTDFLLFLGKLLIVGIVGIFSFFFFSGRIKAVEDAAPSLNYYWVPILTVVFGSYLIAHGFFSVYAMCVDTLFLCFLEDLERNDGSAERPYLMSQSLLTLLKKSNQEAKSVE; encoded by the exons ATGgaactggaggaaaaaaatcccGACCCCAAATACG gGGAGTCCCGGAAGTACGACCCTAACTTCAAAGGACCAATACACAACAG GGGGTGCACGGATATTCTCTGTTGCATTCTCTTCATCCTGGCTGTGTTGGGCTACTTTGCTGTGGGAATCATAG CCTGGTCCCAAGGCGACCCTCGGAAGGTGATCTACCCCACGGACAGTCGAGGGCAGTTCTGTGGGCAAGCAGGAACTCCACTGGA GAAGAAGCCTTTGCTCTTTTACTTCAACATCGTGAGGTGCGCCAGCCCGCTGGTTCTGCTTGAGTTGCAGTGCCCCACGACGCAG TTATGTGTAGAAACCTGCCCAGACAGACATCTCACTCTGGTGAAAGCCAAGCTGGGCACCAAAGAAGACCGAGAGTACTATCAACAGTACTGCAAAGCTGGAGTAGACTTTGCCAAATTG AGCCCCCCGGAGCTGTTGAGGGATGGTCTGTGTCCCGCCATGCTCATGCCCAGCAAAGCTT TCACGCGCCGATGCCTTCCTGCTCTGGGAACATTGAAAGgcggggtggtggtggtgggcaaCGAGACCTCTTTCGAAGATGGACAGGGCGTCACTGTAAACGCAACCGAACTGCTGGATGCATCAAA gaAGTCCAACGTGGTTGTCGAAGCTCGTCAGGTGGCCATGAGGATCTTTGAGGACTACACACAGTCGTGGCATTGGATTCTGCT CGGCCTGGTGATCGCCATGGTGGTCAGCTTGATTTTCATCGTCCTGCTACGCTTCTTGGCAGGAGTCATGGTCTGGGTCATGATCGTGCTGGTTATTCTGGTCGTTGGATATG GCATTTTCCACTGTTACATGGAGTTTGCGAGCCTAAAGGGGGAACCAGGAGCTGACGtcaccattcgagatctgggcCTCCAGACAGACTTCTCCATCTACCTACAGATCAGACAAACCTGGCTTGCTTTCA TGATCATTcttgccattgtggaagtgattATCATCCTGCTGCTCATCTTCCTCAGGAAGAGAATCATGATCgccatcgcactgatcaaagaatCGAGCAG GGCCGTCGGACATGTGATGTCGTCCTTGTTCTACCCACTTCTGACCTTTGCCCTGCTCTCGCTGGTCATTGCTTACTGGGCCGTCACTGCAGT TTTCTTGTCCACGTCCAACGAGCAGGTGTATAAAGTGTTCAACAACTCCGACTGCGAGTACGCCAGAGAGACCTGCGACCCCAAG ACATTCAACACGTCGAACATCTCGGCTCAGTGCCCTGATGCCGACTGCCTCTTTGCCTTCTACGGTGGCGAGACTCTCTACCACAAATACCTCATTTTGTTCCAGTTTTAcaacctcttcctcttcttctggtgtGCTAACTTCGTGACTGCGCTTGGTCAAGTTACTCTGGCTGGTGCCTTTGCATCATATTACTGGGCCTTCAAGAAACCAGATGATATTCCTGCGTACCCCATCTTCTCCTCTCTGGGACGGGCGCTCAG GTACCACACTGGATCGCTGGCGTTCGGCTCTCTGATTCTGTCCATAGTGCAGGTCATCCGTGTCATCCTGGAATATTTGGATCAAAAGTTAAAAG GTGCTCAAAACAAGTTTGCAAAATTCCTTCTAAGCTGCATGAAGTGCTGCTTCTGGTGTCTGGAGAAATGCATCAAGTTCCTCAACAGAAACGCCTACATCATG ATTGCCATCTATGGGAAGAGCTTCTGCACATCAGCCCGAGACGCCTTCTTCCTGCTCATGAGAAACATCATCAG GGTGACTGTTTTGGACAAGGTGACTGATTTCCTGCTCTTCCTGGGAAAGCTCCTCATTGTTGGCATTGTTG GGATTTTctcgttcttcttcttctctgggaGAATCAAAGCCGTGGAAGACGCCGCTCCCTCTCTCAACTACTACTGGGTGCCAATTCTG
- the LOC128754268 gene encoding glutaryl-CoA dehydrogenase, mitochondrial-like, producing MALRSVSRLLASAQKCVAVNACRTQGTAATAARDAEEVKKSGKPSKVQFSWRDSLDLEGRLTEEEIMIRDSFRDYCQDKLMPRILMANRHEHFHREIVSEMGELGVLGPTIKGYGCAGTSYVAYGLIAREVERVDSGYRSVMSVQSSLVMHPINAYGTEAQKEKYLPRLARGEILGCFGLTEPNHGSDPSSMETKAKYNPSSNTFTISGAKTWITNSPVADIAVVWAKCEDGKVRGFILERGMEGFTTPKIEGKFSLRASATGMILMDEVEVPEENMLPHVSGLAGPFGCLNNARYGIAWGALGAAEFCFHAARQYTLDRIQFGVPLARNQLMQKKMADMLTEITLGLQSCLTLGRLIDEKKAAPEMISMLKRNSCGKALDIARQARDMLGGNGIADEYHIIRHVMNLEAVNTYEGTHDIHALILGRAITGLQSFTVGK from the exons ATGGCTCTCAGAAGTGTCAGTCGTCTTCTCGCCAGTGCCCAGAAGTGTGTTGCTGTCAATGCATGCAGAACCCAAGGCACTGCTGCTACAGCCGCCAGAG ATGCTGAAGAAGTGAAAAAATCTGGGAAGCCAT CAAAGGTGCAATTCAGCTGGCGCGACAGCCTGGACCTGGAGGGTCGACTTACAGAAGAGGAGATCATGATCCGGGACTCCTTCCGTGACTACTGTCAGGACAAACTCATGCCCCGCATCCTCATGGCCAACAGACATGAAC ATTTCCACCGTGAGATTGTTTCAGAGATGGGAGAGTTGGGCGTTCTGGGGCCAACCATTAAAG GTTATGGGTGTGCGGGCACTAGCTATGTGGCATACGGTTTGATCGCTAGAGAAGTAGAGCGAGTGGACAGCGGCTATCGCTCGGTCATGAGTGTCCAGTCCTCCCTGGTCATGCACCCCATCAATGCTTATGGCACAGAAGCCCAGAAGGAGAAGTATCTTCCCAGGCTTG CTCGCGGTGAAATCCTGGGCTGCTTTGGTCTGACAGAGCCGAACCACGGCAGTGATCCTAGCAGCATGGAGACCAAAGCCAAGTACAACCCTTCCAGTAACACCTTCACTATTAGTGGCGCCAAAACATG GATCACAAATTCTCCCGTGGCTGACATTGCAGTTGTGTGGGCCAAGTGTGAAGACGGAAAGGTCCGTGGTTTTATTCTTGAACGTGGCATGGAAGGTTTTACGACCCCCAAAATCGAGGGAAAGTTCTCGCTGAGGGCGTCTGCAACTGGCATGATCCTCATGGATGAGGTGGAGGTCCCCGAGGAGAACATGCTGCCCCATGTCTCCGGCCTGGCT GGTCCGTTCGGGTGCCTCAACAATGCTCGGTATGGAATTGCCTGGGGAGCTCTTGGAGCGGCTGAGTTCTGCTTCCACGCTGCCAGGCAGTACACTTTGGACAG AATTCAGTTTGGAGTCCCACTGGCCAGAAACCAGctgatgcagaagaagatgGCCGACATGTTGACAGAGATCACACTCGGGCTTCAGTCGTGCTTGACTCTGGGAAGACTGATCGATGAGAAGAA AGCGGCTCCAGAGATGATCTCCATGTTGAAGAGGAATAGCTGTGGGAAGGCGTTGGATATTGCAAGACAAGCGAGAGATATGCTGGGAGGGAACGGGATCGCAGACGAGTATCACATTATTCGTCATGTCATGAACCTGGAGGCGGTGAACACATATGAAG GAACTCATGACATCCATGCCTTGATCTTGGGCAGAGCCATCACTGGACTTCAGTCGTTCACCGTTGGAAAGTAA